A genomic stretch from Natronomonas gomsonensis includes:
- a CDS encoding DUF1684 domain-containing protein has translation MEFDTEAWREELQSYRAEKDEQFATSRQSPLPPEERENFDGLAYFDPDPAYRVEATVELVDSDETVAMETTAEGEQLYERAARLHFEVPDASGDVDEHTLVAYQRVDHEGNSLFVPFRDKTTGQQTYPAGRYMELHAEGELEDGDTVPLDFNLAYSPFCAYSEAYECPLPPEENWLEIAIAAGERYGG, from the coding sequence ATGGAGTTCGACACCGAGGCGTGGCGCGAGGAGTTACAGTCCTACCGCGCCGAAAAGGACGAGCAGTTCGCCACTTCGCGGCAGTCGCCGCTCCCGCCCGAGGAGCGCGAGAACTTCGACGGCCTCGCGTACTTCGACCCCGACCCCGCCTACCGCGTCGAGGCGACCGTCGAGTTGGTCGACAGCGACGAGACGGTGGCGATGGAGACGACCGCCGAGGGCGAGCAACTGTACGAACGGGCCGCTCGCCTCCACTTCGAGGTGCCAGACGCCAGCGGCGATGTCGACGAACACACCCTCGTCGCCTACCAGCGCGTCGACCACGAGGGCAACTCGCTTTTCGTTCCGTTCCGCGACAAGACGACCGGTCAGCAGACCTACCCGGCCGGGCGGTACATGGAACTGCACGCGGAGGGCGAACTCGAAGACGGTGATACGGTTCCGCTGGATTTCAACCTCGCGTACAGCCCCTTCTGTGCCTACAGCGAGGCCTACGAGTGCCCGTTGCCGCCCGAGGAGAACTGGCTGGAAATCGCCATCGCCGCCGGCGAACGCTACGGGGGCTGA